From the genome of Deferribacteraceae bacterium V6Fe1:
ATGTTTTTATGCATTTTTTTCTTGACATATTTACTACTTTTGTAGTATATATAGCCATGTACTTGAAAAAAACTCGCTCTAAACAATATACTTACCTGCAAGTTGTAGAATCATATAGAGACGACAATGGTGTCCCAAGACATAAAGTACTATTTAATTTAGGCAGATTAGATATCCTAAAAAAAGACCCATCTTTTGCCACTGTAATAGATAAAATAAGAGAAGAGATTTCTGAATCTACTAAACCTGAGTTTAAAGATATATCTGATGCTGATATAGTGAATTGGGGCTATAAGATATATGAGAAGCTCTGGAAGATGTTTGAGCTGGATAAGACACTTGATGATATACAGAAAAACAGTAAAGCCAGGTTTGATTTACAATCGAGTTGTTTCCGTATGGTAATAGAGCACTTATTAGAGCCTAAGAGTAAGCTTGGAGTTTATGCAAATCAGAATAGGTATTACAATATTCCTGAAGTAGAGCTTCATCATTTTTATAGAAGCCTTGATATATTATCGGAATATAAGGAGCTTTTAGAGGATAAATTATTTTATAAAAATTTTAGCGTATTTAATTTAAAAGTAGATATAGTTTTTTATGATGTAACGACCTTTTATTTTGAGAGTGTCAGGTCAGATAGTTTAAGAGAATTTGGCTTTAGTAAAGATGGTAAGTTTAATGAGGTACAGATTGTATTTGGTTTACTTGTTGATATGGAAGGTCGTCCTATTGGTTATGAACTATTTCCTGGGAATACTTTTGAGGGTAAGACCCTTGAGAAGGCATTATTTAAATTAAATGAACGATTTAATTTAAATAAAGTTATAATAGTTGCAGATAGGGGCTTAAACAGTAAGATTAATTTAAAGCTGATAAAAGATAATGGATTTGATTATATAGTTGCAAGCAGACTAAAGAGTTTGCCATCAGATATTCAATCCGAGATATTTATGGATGAAGGTTACAATTTTATAAAATCGGATGAAGAGGATATTTTTAAATATAAGAGTATAGATTACAAGAATAAAGTTTCTTTGGGTAATGGTTCTGTAGCTGTTTTGGATGAGAAGTTAATAGTAACATATTCTTCTAAAAGGAGTAAGAAGGATAAAGCAGACAGGCAAAGACTTATAGACAAGGCTAATCATTTGCTTGAAAATGAATCATTGATAAAATCCTCTTTTAAGAGAGGTGGCAAGAAGTTTTTAAAGGAAGAATCCTCAAACAAAGAAAAATGTTATAAACTTGATGAGGCTGCGATTGAGAAGGATGAGCGCTTTGATGGATATTATGGTATACAGACAAGTGAAACGAATTTATCTGAGATAGATGTAATAGATGCATATCACAATTTGTGGAAGATAGAAGAATCTTTTAGAATAATGAAGAGTAAATTAGAGGTACGTCCGATATTTCATTGGACGGAGAAGCGTATTAAAGGGCACTTTGTAGTTTGCTTTTTAGCATTTTTACTTGAGAGGACATTGGAACATAAGCTTAGAACGGCTGATATAAAAGCATCATCGAGAGATGTAAGAAGTACAATTAACTCTATGAATTTTGCAAGATTTGAATCTAAGGGTCAGACTTATCTGCTTAAAACTAAATTTGGCAGTTTGGGCAGTCATATATTAAGAGCACTTAGAATCCCACCGCCTAAGAATCTTTCCACCCCTGATGAGTTGAAATTTTAATCTAAAAATCACCTGTAGTGACAAAATGTACAAACCTAAAATAATAAAATTATTATCTACAATTACTTATAAAATCAAAGTGTCAAAGACAGGAAAAAGATGAAGTCGTAGGTCTTAAAGTAATTTCCAGAAACGGTAGCAGGTTTTTGGCTTTTAATAAGGATAAATAAAAGTAGCTGAGGCCCCTTTTATGGGGCCTTTTTTATCTTTTCTTCAATAAGTTGATGTTTTTCCTCTTTTTTTATTTTTAAAAATGCTCCGAGGTGTTTGTCAATTTTGTTGATATGGTCAGTGTACCAATTTTTTAATTGGTTGTTGAGGTCGAGCGCAAGATTGTGATTGTTAGGATTTTCATTGACCTTATTTTTTAGTGCCCCGATATATTCTATTAATTTTTTATGCTCTTGTTTATGTGTCTCAGTGTTTGGGTATTGATATTGTTCCATATACTTTTCCTCTGTGGAAAAGTGCACCTTTGTATAAAGTTCAAGAAAATTAACTACACTTTGAATAGATTCAACCCCTTCTCCATCTAAAAGTGCATTTTGAAATTTGTTTATTATATTAATTAATGTTTTGTGTTGGTCATCAATGGCTTTAAAACCTACACTTAAATTATCGCTCCAAAGTATTTTCATGCTCCACCTCAGTTAAGTTGAAACATCTCTTTTTCTTGCCCATAAATTTCTTTAAAATTATTGATTAGCTCATCTTTTTCGGTTTGTGATATTTTAAGTGCAGCTTCGCAAAGCTTGATTTCATCTTCGTTTACTGTTTTGCTGATGGCGTCAGAATATTGCTTTGCCAAATTATTTGAGTATGCCAATATTGTGCTGTGGTCTTTATATTGTGATTCTTGATATTGGTGATGAAAGTAAACGGTATCTATAAATAGCATAGGCATCTTCCATGCCTTCATCGTATATCC
Proteins encoded in this window:
- a CDS encoding IS1634 family transposase is translated as MYLKKTRSKQYTYLQVVESYRDDNGVPRHKVLFNLGRLDILKKDPSFATVIDKIREEISESTKPEFKDISDADIVNWGYKIYEKLWKMFELDKTLDDIQKNSKARFDLQSSCFRMVIEHLLEPKSKLGVYANQNRYYNIPEVELHHFYRSLDILSEYKELLEDKLFYKNFSVFNLKVDIVFYDVTTFYFESVRSDSLREFGFSKDGKFNEVQIVFGLLVDMEGRPIGYELFPGNTFEGKTLEKALFKLNERFNLNKVIIVADRGLNSKINLKLIKDNGFDYIVASRLKSLPSDIQSEIFMDEGYNFIKSDEEDIFKYKSIDYKNKVSLGNGSVAVLDEKLIVTYSSKRSKKDKADRQRLIDKANHLLENESLIKSSFKRGGKKFLKEESSNKEKCYKLDEAAIEKDERFDGYYGIQTSETNLSEIDVIDAYHNLWKIEESFRIMKSKLEVRPIFHWTEKRIKGHFVVCFLAFLLERTLEHKLRTADIKASSRDVRSTINSMNFARFESKGQTYLLKTKFGSLGSHILRALRIPPPKNLSTPDELKF
- a CDS encoding hemerythrin family protein yields the protein MKILWSDNLSVGFKAIDDQHKTLINIINKFQNALLDGEGVESIQSVVNFLELYTKVHFSTEEKYMEQYQYPNTETHKQEHKKLIEYIGALKNKVNENPNNHNLALDLNNQLKNWYTDHINKIDKHLGAFLKIKKEEKHQLIEEKIKKAP